In a single window of the Cupriavidus basilensis genome:
- a CDS encoding efflux transporter outer membrane subunit: protein MLPKHSLMALFAASLATGCAVGPDYVKPDVPVPRQFQGQTAVEQRTANAEADLPAWWAGFGDPQLTRYVQLALEQNLDLAQAFARVTQARAGLGAANAALLPSGNVTGQAARAYQSVETPLGRVLNSRPGFDRYGNAFEANVSASWELDVFGGLRRGREGALADYQASQAGAVATRLAVAAQTADIYITIRGLQTRLKVARHQVQTQEELLSTINLLYGKGLAAELQVRQAEGALAQVRASIPALEAGLDAAMNALDVMLGSLPGTHRAELAQGGDIPAAPQIAISGSPGELLRRRPDLIVAERRLAASNARIGVAIAEYYPKFSLSGLLGSATSVGAGSLFGSGASQFAGVLGLRWRLFDFGRINAQIDQAKGQEAEMLAAYRLAVLHATEDVENAFSALVKREEQAAVLTQGVDSLGRARNASFAAYQKGVVSLIEVLQADESLLRTSDARAQAQTESARAAVAAFKALGGGWQPDESTAIASK, encoded by the coding sequence ATGTTGCCAAAACACTCCCTTATGGCCCTCTTCGCTGCCAGCCTGGCGACCGGTTGTGCCGTCGGCCCCGATTATGTGAAGCCCGATGTGCCAGTTCCCCGGCAATTCCAGGGCCAGACAGCAGTGGAGCAGCGCACAGCCAATGCCGAAGCCGATCTGCCCGCGTGGTGGGCTGGCTTTGGCGATCCGCAACTCACGCGGTACGTGCAGCTCGCGCTGGAACAAAACCTGGACCTTGCACAGGCCTTCGCCCGCGTCACGCAAGCCCGTGCGGGGCTTGGCGCTGCCAATGCCGCGTTGCTGCCCTCCGGCAATGTCACGGGCCAGGCCGCGCGTGCCTACCAGTCCGTCGAAACCCCTTTGGGCCGCGTCTTGAATTCGCGGCCCGGCTTCGACCGCTACGGCAACGCTTTTGAGGCCAATGTCAGTGCAAGCTGGGAGTTGGACGTATTCGGCGGCCTGCGCCGCGGCCGCGAGGGGGCACTTGCCGACTACCAGGCCTCCCAGGCGGGCGCAGTCGCCACACGGCTGGCCGTGGCCGCACAGACTGCCGATATCTACATCACCATCCGCGGCTTGCAGACGCGCTTGAAAGTGGCCCGCCACCAGGTACAGACGCAAGAAGAATTGCTCTCCACCATCAACCTGCTGTACGGCAAGGGACTGGCGGCCGAGCTTCAAGTCCGGCAGGCCGAAGGCGCACTCGCCCAGGTTCGCGCTTCTATCCCTGCGCTTGAGGCTGGCCTCGATGCGGCGATGAACGCGCTGGATGTGATGCTCGGCTCGCTGCCGGGCACGCACCGGGCGGAGCTTGCGCAAGGCGGCGACATCCCGGCCGCTCCGCAAATTGCGATCAGCGGATCGCCGGGCGAATTGCTGAGGCGCCGCCCCGACCTCATCGTCGCCGAGCGCCGCCTAGCAGCTTCCAACGCGCGCATCGGTGTCGCCATCGCCGAGTACTATCCGAAGTTCTCGCTCAGCGGCCTGCTCGGCAGCGCTACATCGGTGGGCGCCGGCAGCCTGTTCGGCAGCGGTGCCAGTCAATTTGCCGGCGTGCTCGGTCTGCGCTGGCGCCTGTTCGACTTCGGCCGTATCAACGCGCAGATCGATCAGGCCAAGGGGCAAGAGGCGGAGATGCTGGCCGCGTACCGGCTCGCCGTGCTGCACGCCACGGAAGACGTGGAAAACGCCTTCTCAGCCCTCGTCAAGCGCGAGGAGCAAGCGGCCGTGCTCACACAAGGCGTGGATTCGCTTGGCCGCGCGCGAAATGCATCGTTTGCTGCGTATCAAAAAGGCGTCGTCAGCCTGATTGAAGTCCTGCAAGCCGACGAAAGCCTGTTACGTACATCCGACGCGCGCGCGCAGGCGCAAACCGAATCAGCGCGCGCTGCCGTCGCGGCTTTCAAGGCCCTGGGTGGTGGGTGGCAGCCCGACGAATCGACCGCCATTGCTAGCAAGTAG